One region of Clostridiales bacterium genomic DNA includes:
- the feoB gene encoding ferrous iron transport protein B: MILALAGNPNCGKTTLFNALTGANARTGNFPGVTVTRSESVCRARPEITLVDLPGVYALRPYSDEERVTRSYLLGGAADAVISIADATCPARSLYLTLQLLELGVPVVLALNVMDALRAGGGSVDTAGLARALGIPVVPVSAALGEGLDALLDAAVQAAHGPPPDPWRALVSGPVQTCVRTIARLLAPAAHAAGLPPVFAATQWLDGGSTLHAPAAETAAARMVRESGMPRDEALPTARFAQVDRLTRFFTLPRALPASRRSTYIDRVLTGRYTAYPAMAGLLGGVFYLTFHIIGPCLSRLLARGIAWLADAADGALTALDAGPLLHSLVREGVFAGVGSVAAFLPVILALFFFLSLLEDTGYLARVAFVMDRPLRRLGLSGQSAVPLLLGFGCSVPGVLAARTLPTRRDRALTIVLTPCMSCSAKAPVYAAFAAAFFPGRSAVVFLALYALGILAAAVAARLLGRTALRGEAASFVMELPDYRWPNARSVLRRMWVRTREFLTRAFTIILAASVGVWVLRTFTPAWRVAANAGESLLAVVGQALAPVFAPLGFGDWRAATALVTGLLAKETVLSTLGVLLGGDLTAALPGVFSPAAAASYLVFTALYAPCVAAQAAMRQELGSRLGTLAAAAGSCAAAWCAAAVVYRIAILI, from the coding sequence ATGATCCTCGCGCTCGCGGGCAACCCCAACTGCGGCAAAACGACGCTTTTCAACGCCCTCACGGGGGCAAACGCGCGCACGGGCAACTTCCCGGGCGTGACCGTCACGCGCAGCGAGAGCGTGTGCCGCGCGCGGCCGGAGATCACGCTCGTCGATCTGCCGGGCGTTTACGCGCTGCGGCCGTACTCGGACGAGGAGCGCGTCACGCGCAGCTATCTGCTCGGCGGCGCGGCGGACGCGGTCATCAGCATCGCAGACGCGACGTGCCCGGCGCGCAGCCTGTATCTGACGCTGCAGCTGCTGGAGCTGGGCGTGCCGGTCGTGCTGGCGCTGAACGTGATGGACGCGCTGCGCGCAGGCGGCGGGTCGGTGGACACGGCGGGGCTGGCGCGGGCGCTGGGCATCCCGGTCGTGCCGGTGAGCGCGGCACTGGGCGAGGGGCTCGACGCACTGCTGGACGCGGCTGTGCAGGCAGCACACGGCCCGCCGCCCGACCCGTGGCGCGCGCTGGTGTCCGGCCCAGTGCAGACCTGCGTGCGGACGATCGCGCGGCTGCTCGCCCCGGCGGCGCACGCGGCGGGGCTGCCGCCGGTGTTTGCGGCGACGCAGTGGCTCGACGGCGGCAGCACTCTGCACGCGCCGGCGGCCGAAACGGCGGCGGCGCGCATGGTGCGCGAGAGCGGCATGCCCCGCGACGAGGCGCTGCCCACGGCGCGCTTTGCGCAGGTGGACAGGCTGACGCGGTTTTTCACCCTGCCGCGGGCACTGCCGGCCAGCCGGCGCAGCACGTACATCGACCGCGTGCTCACGGGACGGTACACGGCCTACCCCGCGATGGCGGGGCTGCTCGGCGGGGTGTTTTATCTCACGTTTCATATCATTGGCCCGTGCCTGAGCCGCCTGCTCGCGCGCGGCATCGCCTGGCTGGCGGACGCGGCCGACGGCGCGCTCACGGCGCTGGACGCGGGGCCGCTGCTGCACAGTCTGGTGCGCGAGGGCGTGTTTGCAGGCGTGGGGAGCGTGGCGGCGTTTCTGCCGGTGATTTTGGCGCTGTTTTTCTTCCTCTCCCTGCTCGAGGACACGGGCTATCTCGCGCGCGTGGCCTTCGTAATGGACCGGCCGCTGCGGCGGCTGGGGCTGAGCGGGCAGAGCGCCGTGCCGCTGCTGCTGGGCTTCGGGTGCAGCGTGCCGGGGGTGCTGGCCGCGCGCACGCTGCCCACGCGGCGCGACCGGGCGCTGACGATCGTGCTCACGCCGTGCATGAGCTGCAGCGCGAAAGCGCCGGTCTACGCCGCCTTCGCGGCCGCGTTCTTTCCGGGGCGGAGCGCCGTCGTGTTTCTGGCGCTGTACGCGCTCGGCATCTTGGCGGCCGCCGTCGCAGCCCGGCTCCTCGGCCGGACGGCCCTGCGCGGGGAGGCGGCGTCCTTCGTCATGGAGCTGCCGGACTACCGCTGGCCGAACGCGCGCAGCGTGCTGCGGCGGATGTGGGTGCGGACACGCGAATTTCTCACGCGGGCGTTCACGATCATCCTCGCGGCGAGCGTGGGCGTGTGGGTGCTGCGGACGTTCACACCCGCGTGGCGCGTGGCGGCAAATGCCGGCGAGAGCCTGCTGGCCGTAGTGGGACAGGCGCTCGCGCCGGTGTTCGCGCCGCTGGGCTTCGGCGACTGGCGCGCCGCAACCGCGCTCGTGACCGGGCTGCTGGCCAAGGAGACGGTGCTGTCCACGCTCGGCGTGCTGCTCGGCGGCGACCTGACGGCGGCGCTGCCGGGCGTGTTCTCCCCAGCCGCGGCGGCAAGCTACCTCGTGTTCACGGCGCTGTACGCGCCGTGTGTGGCGGCGCAGGCGGCCATGCGGCAGGAGCTTGGCAGCAGGCTCGGCACGCTGGCCGCGGCGGCCGGGTCGTGCGCCGCGGCATGGTGCGCGGCGGCGGTCGTTTACCGCATCGCCATCCTGATATGA